From a single Halorussus limi genomic region:
- a CDS encoding sulfatase-like hydrolase/transferase: MYGNSDTPLSMQLVWALYDHIPETVQASAEPLYYWYQSKRADQRHVPPTRTARRREDAPDHVLTVVVDALRPDHVPSVGMPFDTAIAPSTWTFPSVTSMHTGVYPSEHGASAHTRPDAEEYAMPRQVDDRPTLPAEMEAAGYDTYGGFAFVVPFTALRGWYQTHRLYGNDLAENLFSDYVSWRGGRDRTFGYLHLGDLHQPIRIPDEYLEARDVDTRVFDEVEMCVEFDGCESCRRIQRERFAEYRAALDYVEDQLDRLLSVVGDDTLVVVVGDHGEGQGEHYERANRITDSRPNGGSGYRGNVGHGGTPFDVVARVPVGVSDPEDSNADTLLPEGGWPSLVDLAPTILEETVGDSRLTDEATGRPWQSEIPADRTAVCEAARFGVERKAAYRGDSKVIRSEADDVTYTARVEQSEPGEEFRTIPVREREELLASLPDNWEDFDVTRSVSPAVERRLEKLGYR, from the coding sequence ATGTACGGGAACAGCGACACTCCTCTCTCGATGCAGTTAGTCTGGGCGCTCTACGACCACATCCCCGAGACGGTCCAAGCCTCGGCCGAACCGCTGTACTACTGGTACCAGTCGAAGCGCGCCGACCAGCGCCACGTTCCCCCGACCCGAACCGCCCGTCGGCGCGAGGACGCGCCCGACCACGTGCTGACGGTGGTCGTGGACGCGCTCCGACCCGACCACGTTCCGAGCGTCGGAATGCCGTTCGACACCGCTATCGCACCGAGTACGTGGACGTTCCCGTCGGTGACGAGCATGCACACCGGGGTCTACCCGAGCGAACACGGCGCGTCGGCCCACACCCGGCCCGACGCCGAGGAGTACGCGATGCCCCGGCAGGTGGACGACCGGCCGACGCTCCCGGCCGAGATGGAGGCGGCGGGCTACGACACCTACGGCGGGTTCGCGTTCGTCGTCCCGTTCACCGCGCTCCGGGGCTGGTATCAGACCCATCGGCTCTACGGCAACGACCTCGCGGAGAATCTCTTCTCGGACTACGTCTCGTGGCGAGGCGGCCGCGACCGGACGTTCGGCTACCTCCACCTCGGCGACCTCCACCAGCCGATTCGCATCCCGGACGAGTATCTGGAGGCCCGAGACGTGGACACGCGAGTGTTCGACGAGGTGGAGATGTGCGTCGAGTTCGACGGGTGCGAGAGCTGCCGGCGAATTCAGCGCGAGCGATTCGCCGAGTATCGGGCGGCGCTCGACTACGTGGAGGACCAACTCGACCGACTCCTCTCGGTGGTCGGCGACGACACGCTGGTGGTCGTGGTCGGCGACCACGGCGAGGGGCAGGGCGAACACTACGAGCGCGCCAACCGCATCACCGACTCGCGGCCGAACGGCGGGAGCGGCTACCGGGGCAACGTCGGCCACGGCGGGACTCCGTTCGACGTGGTGGCCCGCGTCCCGGTCGGCGTCTCGGACCCCGAGGACTCGAACGCAGATACGCTGCTCCCCGAGGGCGGGTGGCCGAGTCTCGTGGACCTCGCGCCGACGATTCTGGAGGAGACGGTCGGCGACTCCCGACTCACCGACGAGGCCACGGGGCGGCCGTGGCAGTCCGAGATTCCCGCCGACCGGACGGCCGTCTGCGAGGCGGCGCGGTTCGGCGTCGAGCGCAAGGCCGCCTACCGGGGCGACTCGAAGGTCATCCGGTCGGAGGCCGACGACGTGACCTACACCGCGCGCGTCGAGCAGTCGGAACCGGGCGAGGAGTTCCGGACGATTCCGGTCCGCGAGCGCGAGGAGTTGCTGGCGAGTCTACCGGACAACTGGGAGGACTTCGACGTGACCCGGTCGGTCAGTCCGGCGGTCGAGCGGCGACTGGAGAAGCTGGGATACCGGTGA
- a CDS encoding DUF4112 domain-containing protein — MENEPDEYGERIEVSVEDEPPGMERVRAVADLLDEAIELPVVNYSVGLDPILGILPVGGDAISAAISLYIVAEGAQMGASRDTVMKMLFNVGLDAVIGSIPVIGTLFDSVWKANMRNVKLLEDELGDGY; from the coding sequence ATGGAAAACGAACCCGACGAATACGGCGAGCGAATCGAGGTATCGGTCGAGGACGAACCGCCGGGCATGGAGCGCGTGCGGGCCGTCGCCGACCTGCTGGACGAGGCCATCGAACTGCCGGTCGTCAACTACAGCGTCGGGTTGGACCCCATCCTCGGCATCCTGCCGGTGGGCGGTGACGCCATCTCGGCGGCCATCTCGCTCTACATCGTCGCCGAGGGCGCCCAGATGGGAGCGTCGCGCGACACGGTGATGAAGATGCTGTTCAACGTCGGTCTCGACGCCGTAATCGGGTCGATTCCGGTCATCGGGACGCTGTTCGACTCGGTGTGGAAGGCCAACATGCGCAACGTCAAACTGCTCGAAGACGAGTTGGGCGACGGGTACTGA
- a CDS encoding alpha-amylase family protein gives MGTKDRWYENATFYAIDVEAFADAEGDGVGDFGGLTDRLDYLHSLGIDCIWLLPFYPSPNRDNGYDVTDYYGVDDRHGTLGDFVEFVREADRRGIRVIIDLVVNHTSDQHPWFRRAREDPDSKHRDFYVWREDLPDEPDPHRGPVFPGEEDNVWSYDEEAEAFYYHRFYHYQPDLNLANPAVREEIRKIMGFWLELGVSGFRVDAATLMIDNKGGLESTKLDDPHGVLRDMRHFVERRGDDAILFAEADDAPEHLGDYFGGTTGRPASAAESSDELGEGDEMNVLLNFLLDAYLVLALAEREADPIREVLDLLPPTPEGGQWANFLRNYDELNVGRLSAADQQTVFDQFAPDEEMRIYGRGIRRRLAPMLDGDGDRLRLAYSLLFSLPGAPLLVYGDEIGMGDDLDLPGRSAVRTPMQWSDERNAGFSTADPEDLVRPVVAGGEYGYESVNVADQRGDPDSLLQWFSRLTRLRSECPEIGNGDCEILDVDDHAVFAHRMTSDHGSVVAVHNLDETETAVSLELPGEPTRLFGEAAFERVDEGGAAFEGGEEGEDGSTEGVAVANTDGGSDDEGRDGSSEWRFELDRYGFCWMRVESGV, from the coding sequence ATGGGAACGAAAGACCGCTGGTACGAGAACGCGACGTTCTACGCCATCGACGTGGAGGCGTTCGCCGACGCCGAGGGCGACGGCGTGGGCGACTTCGGAGGCCTGACCGACAGACTCGACTACCTCCACAGTCTCGGCATCGACTGCATCTGGCTGCTGCCGTTCTACCCGTCGCCGAACCGCGACAACGGCTACGACGTGACCGACTACTACGGGGTGGACGACCGCCACGGCACGCTCGGGGACTTCGTGGAGTTCGTCCGCGAGGCCGACCGCCGGGGGATTCGGGTGATAATCGACCTCGTGGTCAACCACACGTCCGACCAGCATCCGTGGTTCCGGCGCGCCCGCGAGGACCCCGACTCGAAGCACCGCGACTTCTACGTCTGGCGCGAGGACCTGCCCGACGAACCCGACCCGCACCGCGGGCCGGTGTTCCCCGGCGAGGAGGACAACGTCTGGAGCTACGACGAGGAGGCCGAGGCGTTCTACTACCACCGGTTCTACCACTACCAACCGGACCTCAACCTCGCAAACCCGGCGGTCCGCGAGGAGATTCGCAAGATAATGGGGTTCTGGCTCGAACTCGGCGTCTCCGGGTTCCGGGTGGACGCCGCCACGCTGATGATAGACAACAAGGGCGGTCTCGAGTCCACGAAACTCGACGACCCTCACGGCGTCCTCCGGGACATGCGCCACTTCGTGGAGCGCCGGGGCGACGACGCCATCCTCTTCGCGGAGGCCGACGACGCGCCCGAACACCTCGGCGACTACTTCGGCGGGACGACCGGCCGACCCGCCTCGGCGGCCGAATCGAGCGACGAACTCGGCGAGGGCGACGAGATGAACGTCCTGCTCAACTTCCTGCTCGACGCCTACCTCGTGTTAGCGCTGGCCGAACGGGAGGCCGACCCGATTCGGGAGGTGCTGGACCTGCTCCCGCCCACGCCGGAGGGCGGTCAGTGGGCCAACTTCCTCCGGAACTACGACGAACTCAACGTCGGCCGCCTCTCGGCGGCCGACCAGCAGACGGTGTTCGACCAGTTCGCGCCCGACGAGGAGATGCGCATCTACGGTCGGGGCATCCGCCGACGCCTCGCGCCGATGCTCGACGGCGACGGCGACCGCCTGCGGTTGGCCTACAGTCTGCTCTTCTCGCTCCCCGGCGCGCCCCTGCTGGTCTACGGCGACGAAATCGGGATGGGCGACGACCTCGACCTGCCGGGCCGGAGCGCGGTCCGCACCCCGATGCAGTGGTCCGACGAGCGCAACGCCGGGTTCTCGACGGCCGACCCGGAGGACCTCGTGCGCCCGGTCGTCGCGGGCGGCGAGTACGGCTACGAGAGCGTCAACGTCGCCGACCAGCGCGGCGACCCCGACTCGCTGCTCCAGTGGTTCTCGCGCCTGACCCGCCTGCGCTCGGAGTGCCCGGAGATAGGCAACGGGGACTGCGAGATTCTGGACGTCGACGACCACGCGGTGTTCGCCCATCGGATGACCAGCGACCACGGGTCGGTCGTCGCGGTCCACAACCTCGACGAGACCGAGACGGCGGTGTCGCTCGAACTGCCCGGCGAACCGACCCGGCTATTCGGCGAGGCGGCGTTCGAGCGAGTTGACGAGGGCGGCGCGGCGTTCGAGGGCGGAGAGGAAGGTGAAGATGGCTCTACCGAAGGAGTAGCCGTGGCTAACACTGACGGAGGGAGCGACGACGAAGGCAGAGACGGGTCCAGCGAGTGGCGATTCGAGCTAGACCGATACGGATTCTGCTGGATGCGGGTCGAGTCGGGAGTGTAG
- a CDS encoding ABC transporter ATP-binding protein, translated as MDASTRAATEESDRSEAVVECDRVTRRYERGGGGGWFSFGDGGDDRPTVTALEDVSLAIERGEFVGLSGPSGSGKSTLIHLLSGLDAPTEGTVTLAGEEVSSLSQKQLTRLRLEQVGIVFQRFHLLPSLSARANVALPLVERGLGKSERREEAADLLERVGLGDRQDHRPGEMSGGEQQRVAVARALAGDPLVVFADEPTGELDTDTGGVILDLLGDLAEDRAVVLASHDEQALDRTDRVIRLRDGQVKDD; from the coding sequence ATGGACGCGAGTACACGAGCAGCGACGGAGGAATCGGACCGGAGCGAAGCGGTCGTCGAGTGCGACCGAGTCACCCGCAGGTACGAACGCGGCGGCGGGGGCGGGTGGTTCTCGTTCGGCGACGGCGGCGACGACCGCCCGACGGTCACGGCGCTCGAAGACGTGTCGCTGGCCATCGAGCGCGGGGAGTTCGTCGGCCTGTCTGGACCGAGCGGGAGCGGGAAGTCCACGCTCATCCACCTGCTGTCGGGGCTGGACGCGCCGACGGAGGGGACCGTCACGCTCGCGGGCGAGGAGGTGTCGTCGCTCTCCCAGAAGCAACTCACGCGACTGCGACTGGAGCAGGTGGGAATCGTCTTCCAGCGGTTCCACCTCCTGCCGTCGCTGTCGGCGCGCGCGAACGTCGCGCTCCCGTTGGTCGAGCGCGGCCTCGGCAAGTCAGAGCGCCGCGAGGAGGCCGCCGACCTGCTGGAGCGAGTCGGCCTCGGCGACCGGCAGGACCACCGGCCCGGCGAGATGTCCGGCGGCGAGCAACAGCGGGTCGCGGTCGCGCGGGCGCTGGCGGGCGACCCGCTGGTCGTCTTCGCCGACGAACCGACCGGCGAACTCGACACCGACACCGGCGGGGTCATCCTTGACCTGCTCGGGGACCTCGCCGAGGACCGCGCGGTGGTGCTGGCCTCCCACGACGAGCAGGCGTTAGACCGGACCGACCGCGTCATCCGCCTGCGCGACGGGCAGGTGAAGGATGATTGA